A single window of Granulicella sibirica DNA harbors:
- the mobA gene encoding molybdenum cofactor guanylyltransferase, giving the protein MEMELPASGFVLAGGRSSRMGADKAMLRFDGTPLVQIALDKLRFGCRRVAILGNRPELGDFGMVLPDGLTEAGPLAGIATALRRVNEEETARDWVMLMPVDVPAVPGTFLMAWAWQVARDPTAPAAGCFRVEGRVQPLVSMLHRELLPYVAAAVDAGERKVLAVLEAAAAQTAADGLGTRRSGLRVDEPKETFWRGFWRPSELERATEPLWFANVNTPEEFARVEHEFAEAKKSLERTGKE; this is encoded by the coding sequence ATGGAGATGGAGCTGCCGGCAAGCGGGTTTGTGCTCGCGGGGGGGCGAAGCTCGCGTATGGGCGCGGACAAGGCGATGTTGCGCTTTGACGGGACGCCGCTGGTGCAGATCGCGCTCGATAAGCTGCGGTTCGGGTGCCGGAGAGTGGCGATCCTCGGGAATCGTCCGGAGCTTGGCGACTTTGGGATGGTTTTGCCGGACGGACTGACGGAGGCTGGTCCCTTGGCAGGGATCGCGACAGCGCTGCGGCGGGTCAACGAGGAAGAGACGGCGCGGGACTGGGTGATGCTTATGCCGGTCGACGTTCCGGCGGTGCCGGGGACGTTCTTGATGGCCTGGGCGTGGCAGGTGGCGCGGGATCCGACTGCTCCTGCTGCGGGCTGCTTCCGGGTGGAGGGACGCGTACAGCCCTTGGTAAGCATGTTGCACCGGGAACTTTTGCCATATGTAGCGGCGGCTGTGGATGCGGGCGAGCGGAAGGTGCTTGCAGTGCTAGAGGCAGCAGCAGCACAAACCGCGGCAGATGGGCTTGGTACGAGAAGGAGCGGGTTACGCGTGGATGAGCCTAAGGAGACGTTCTGGCGCGGTTTCTGGAGGCCATCGGAGCTCGAGCGGGCGACGGAGCCTCTTTGGTTCGCGAATGTCAATACTCCGGAGGAGTTTGCGCGGGTAGAACATGAGTTCGCGGAGGCGAAGAAGTCGCTGGAGCGCACAGGGAAGGAATAG
- a CDS encoding ABC transporter ATP-binding protein, whose translation MSVPDEQYEQKQADSHTSHETDEHTPLTAEVSADVAPAVEEFMEQAAAQNEAANEAVQDVNHHQGPYISFDHVCKAFGDFVVLNDVSFFVNPGETLCILGRSGVGKSVSLQMLMGFLKPDQGKVLVAGEDITRFDEKKLQDIRRKVTMVFQNGALFDSITVGENVAFPLRERKDLAEEQIFQVVKGLLEMVGVAGMEGLLPSDLSTGMKRSVAIARALASQPEAVLYDEPTTMVDPLMAHLLGDLIQRLKQQLHLTSIVVTHDMRFAKKLADRVVFLHEGKARFFGTMEEMERSDDPILSEFLSLDSLVLPG comes from the coding sequence ATGAGCGTTCCGGATGAACAGTACGAGCAGAAGCAAGCCGACAGTCACACGAGTCACGAGACGGATGAGCATACACCCCTGACGGCCGAGGTATCGGCGGATGTCGCTCCCGCGGTTGAAGAGTTCATGGAGCAGGCAGCGGCTCAAAACGAGGCGGCTAACGAAGCCGTGCAGGATGTCAATCATCACCAGGGGCCTTACATCTCGTTCGATCATGTCTGCAAGGCATTTGGAGATTTTGTCGTGTTGAACGATGTGAGCTTCTTCGTGAATCCCGGGGAGACGCTTTGTATTCTGGGGCGAAGCGGCGTGGGCAAGTCGGTGTCCCTACAGATGCTGATGGGGTTTCTAAAGCCCGACCAGGGCAAGGTGCTGGTCGCGGGCGAGGATATTACTCGCTTCGACGAGAAGAAGCTGCAGGACATTCGCCGGAAAGTGACGATGGTTTTTCAGAACGGGGCCTTGTTCGACTCGATCACGGTGGGGGAGAACGTGGCGTTTCCGCTTCGCGAGCGCAAGGATCTTGCGGAGGAGCAGATCTTCCAGGTGGTGAAGGGGCTCTTGGAAATGGTGGGCGTGGCGGGGATGGAGGGCCTTCTGCCGTCGGACCTGTCGACCGGAATGAAGCGTTCGGTGGCGATTGCGAGGGCGCTTGCCTCGCAACCGGAGGCGGTGTTGTACGACGAGCCAACGACGATGGTCGACCCTTTGATGGCACATCTCCTTGGGGATCTTATTCAGCGCCTGAAGCAGCAACTGCATCTGACGAGTATCGTCGTCACGCACGATATGCGGTTCGCCAAAAAACTCGCCGACCGTGTTGTATTCCTACATGAGGGAAAGGCGAGGTTCTTCGGGACGATGGAGGAGATGGAGCGCAGCGATGACCCAATCTTGAGTGAGTTTTTGTCGCTCGACAGCCTGGTTCTGCCTGGTTAG
- a CDS encoding dipeptidase, translating into MGETMALTAAVAFAKDNGDRFVDELKALLRIPSVSTAPEHVGDVRRAAEFCAAELTRIGLEHVRLIETSTADRAGYPLVYADWLHIPGKPTVLCYGHYDVQPAEPLDEWKSPPFEPEIRGENIYARGAVDDKGQMWMHVKALEALMVAGGGTLPVNVRVILEGEEEVGGEGIAAFVREHGEQLKADVALVSDTELFADGLPTLCVGLRGMIYTEIEARGPRTDLHSGMYGGAAPNPFVALAQIIAKLKDEDGKILVPGLYEKVQKPTDDELKAWKALPFDEEHYRETEVGSTVLTGEPGFSVMERTWARPTLEVHGMPGGFIGAGAKTVIPAKATAKVSLRLVPNMTPAETFAQLKGFVESIRPKGIVIEVRMLHSGDPIVVSTDNEFVRAATEAMRTVFGKETVFVRGGGSIPIVGDFVRHLKIPTVMMGFGLPDDNLHAPNEKFHLPNFHRGIESIIRWLQAVGA; encoded by the coding sequence ATGGGAGAGACGATGGCTTTGACGGCGGCTGTGGCGTTTGCGAAAGACAATGGGGACCGGTTCGTTGACGAGTTGAAGGCCTTGCTGCGGATTCCTTCCGTTTCTACGGCTCCGGAGCATGTGGGGGATGTAAGGCGGGCCGCGGAGTTCTGTGCGGCGGAGTTGACGCGGATCGGACTGGAGCATGTTCGGTTGATTGAGACGTCGACTGCGGACCGAGCCGGGTATCCGCTGGTGTACGCGGACTGGCTGCATATACCGGGGAAGCCTACGGTGCTTTGCTATGGGCACTACGATGTGCAGCCGGCGGAGCCGCTCGATGAGTGGAAGTCGCCGCCGTTCGAGCCGGAGATCAGAGGGGAGAACATCTATGCGCGCGGTGCCGTCGATGACAAAGGGCAGATGTGGATGCACGTGAAGGCGCTCGAGGCGCTGATGGTGGCGGGTGGGGGGACACTGCCGGTGAACGTGCGGGTGATCCTTGAGGGTGAGGAAGAGGTTGGCGGCGAGGGGATCGCCGCCTTCGTGCGGGAGCATGGGGAGCAACTTAAGGCGGATGTTGCGCTGGTGTCGGATACGGAGCTGTTTGCCGATGGGCTGCCGACGCTGTGCGTTGGGCTGCGGGGGATGATCTATACGGAGATCGAGGCGCGGGGGCCGCGGACGGATCTGCACTCGGGGATGTATGGCGGAGCGGCTCCGAATCCATTCGTGGCTTTGGCCCAGATCATTGCGAAGCTGAAGGATGAGGATGGGAAGATTTTGGTTCCGGGCTTGTACGAGAAGGTGCAGAAGCCTACGGACGATGAGTTGAAGGCATGGAAGGCGCTGCCGTTCGATGAGGAGCACTACCGGGAGACGGAAGTCGGGTCGACGGTGCTGACCGGAGAGCCGGGGTTCTCGGTGATGGAGAGAACGTGGGCGCGGCCAACTCTTGAGGTGCATGGGATGCCGGGTGGGTTCATCGGGGCCGGCGCAAAGACGGTGATCCCGGCAAAGGCGACGGCGAAGGTGAGTCTACGGCTTGTGCCGAATATGACTCCGGCGGAGACGTTCGCGCAGCTGAAGGGTTTTGTCGAGTCGATCCGCCCAAAGGGAATTGTGATCGAGGTGCGGATGCTGCACTCGGGGGATCCGATCGTGGTGAGTACGGACAATGAGTTTGTGCGGGCGGCGACCGAGGCCATGCGCACTGTGTTCGGCAAGGAGACAGTGTTCGTGCGCGGGGGTGGGTCGATCCCGATCGTCGGAGACTTCGTGCGGCACTTGAAAATTCCGACGGTCATGATGGGGTTCGGTCTACCGGACGACAATCTGCATGCGCCGAATGAGAAGTTCCATCTGCCAAACTTTCACCGTGGGATCGAGTCGATTATTCGATGGCTTCAGGCGGTGGGAGCCTGA
- a CDS encoding M28 family peptidase → MSGKIAGIVLGLGMVVSCMAQQGGGWVVKQEWVRAHEEFLASDVMAGRGSATRDEEITATYVASEFMAYGLKPAPGMSGYIQSAEVVAPQLDGKATLTVGSVMLREGQDFQLLTSSAEATRGTLKKVAAVDAGQAEVKGAVVLLTGDPKTALDAANGLVRRGATAVLVVQSGASDELASMFGGKTQVRMRLAESKPTPGRTLVALTAEAVNRLAEEGNAKAELAVHVLPEGNVRRTFNAIGYLEGSDPSDGTILLTAHLDHLGVGRPVNGDSIFNGANDDAAGTAAVLELAHALGAGPKLRRNVLFVCYGSEEAGTLGSTYFGQHSPVPLKSLVANLEFEMIGTQDPKMPKGVLLLTGWERSNLGPTLKEHGALLGPDPYPEQHFFQRSDNYALALKGVVAHTAAGWGTPPTYHQPSDDLAHLDIAFMTGAIQSLVEPVRWLAQSDFRPKWNEGGQPVAGSK, encoded by the coding sequence ATGTCAGGGAAGATAGCTGGGATTGTGCTTGGGCTGGGGATGGTTGTGAGTTGCATGGCGCAGCAGGGCGGCGGGTGGGTGGTGAAGCAGGAGTGGGTGCGAGCCCATGAGGAGTTCCTGGCGAGCGATGTGATGGCAGGGCGGGGAAGCGCGACACGGGATGAGGAGATCACAGCGACGTATGTAGCGTCGGAGTTCATGGCGTACGGGCTGAAGCCGGCACCGGGCATGTCGGGGTACATCCAAAGCGCGGAGGTGGTGGCTCCTCAACTGGATGGCAAGGCCACGCTGACGGTGGGGAGCGTAATGCTTCGAGAGGGTCAGGATTTTCAGTTGCTCACGTCTTCGGCTGAGGCGACGCGCGGGACCTTGAAGAAGGTTGCGGCGGTCGATGCGGGGCAGGCCGAGGTGAAGGGGGCAGTGGTGCTGTTAACCGGGGATCCGAAGACTGCTCTTGACGCGGCGAACGGGTTGGTGCGGCGAGGGGCGACGGCGGTTCTGGTGGTTCAGAGCGGAGCGAGCGATGAGTTGGCGTCGATGTTCGGGGGGAAGACGCAGGTGCGCATGAGATTGGCGGAGTCGAAGCCGACGCCGGGGCGGACGCTGGTGGCGCTGACGGCGGAAGCAGTGAACCGCCTCGCGGAGGAGGGTAATGCGAAAGCTGAGCTGGCGGTGCATGTCCTGCCTGAGGGAAACGTGCGACGGACCTTCAATGCGATTGGCTATCTGGAGGGGAGCGATCCTTCAGATGGGACGATTTTGCTTACGGCGCACCTTGACCACCTAGGTGTGGGCAGGCCGGTAAATGGGGATTCGATCTTCAATGGCGCGAATGATGACGCGGCGGGAACGGCGGCTGTGCTGGAGTTGGCTCATGCGCTGGGGGCAGGGCCGAAGCTGAGGCGGAATGTACTTTTCGTCTGCTATGGGAGCGAGGAGGCTGGGACGCTGGGGTCGACTTACTTTGGACAGCATTCGCCGGTACCTTTGAAGAGCCTGGTGGCGAATCTGGAATTTGAAATGATCGGTACGCAGGATCCGAAGATGCCTAAGGGCGTACTTCTGCTGACCGGGTGGGAGAGGTCGAACCTGGGGCCGACGTTGAAGGAGCACGGAGCGCTGCTTGGGCCGGATCCTTACCCGGAGCAGCACTTCTTTCAGCGGTCGGATAATTATGCGCTGGCGCTGAAGGGGGTGGTGGCGCATACGGCAGCGGGATGGGGAACCCCGCCGACGTATCATCAGCCGAGTGATGATCTGGCGCACTTGGATATCGCGTTTATGACGGGAGCGATCCAGAGCCTGGTTGAGCCGGTACGGTGGCTGGCGCAGAGTGACTTCCGGCCGAAGTGGAACGAGGGCGGGCAGCCGGTTGCAGGGAGTAAGTAG
- a CDS encoding rhamnogalacturonan acetylesterase, with product MSRFVLLLTLLLTLHAPAQTPDAPPQTDVPVDVPLNPTLPTVFIVGDSTARNKLDLGWGDHFAPFFDTIRINVANRARAGRSARTYINEGLWAATLKEIKPGDFLLLQMGHNDGGDLGGAKPRGTLKGIGEDTQQVPQTTGPLAGTTETVHTFGWYLRKIIEEARAKSAIPILLDTTVRNIWKEGHIERDMGYNVFVRQVAAQEHITFIDMSAIAANQFEALGQEKTATLFPIDHTHTSPEGARLNAQAVALALRAGHSPLVAYMKPE from the coding sequence ATGAGCCGCTTCGTCCTCCTCCTCACGCTCCTGCTCACCCTCCACGCCCCCGCCCAAACTCCCGACGCCCCACCCCAGACCGACGTCCCCGTCGACGTCCCCCTCAACCCCACTCTCCCGACCGTCTTCATCGTGGGCGACTCCACCGCTCGCAACAAGCTCGACCTCGGCTGGGGCGACCACTTCGCCCCCTTCTTCGACACCATCCGCATCAACGTCGCCAACCGCGCCCGTGCCGGCCGCTCCGCCCGCACCTATATCAACGAAGGCCTCTGGGCGGCCACCCTCAAAGAGATCAAGCCCGGCGACTTCCTCCTCCTGCAGATGGGCCACAACGACGGTGGCGACCTCGGCGGAGCCAAGCCCCGCGGCACCCTCAAGGGCATCGGCGAGGATACCCAGCAGGTCCCGCAAACCACCGGCCCGTTAGCCGGAACCACCGAAACCGTCCACACCTTCGGCTGGTACCTGAGAAAGATCATCGAAGAGGCCCGCGCCAAGAGCGCCATCCCTATCCTCCTCGACACCACCGTCCGTAACATCTGGAAAGAAGGCCACATCGAACGCGACATGGGCTACAACGTCTTCGTCCGCCAGGTCGCCGCCCAGGAGCACATCACCTTTATTGACATGTCCGCTATCGCCGCCAACCAGTTCGAAGCTCTCGGCCAGGAAAAGACCGCCACCCTCTTCCCCATCGACCACACCCACACCAGCCCCGAAGGTGCCCGACTCAACGCCCAGGCCGTCGCCCTCGCCCTCCGCGCCGGCCACTCACCCCTCGTGGCGTACATGAAGCCCGAATAA
- a CDS encoding sugar transferase produces the protein MSTPDYLQQAIISGRRRSSPSGREHVGLFQRPSVTSLVWASLDILTAGVAGLAAMRFRTAVPLEFLTADGPSGSAFHHLSHPSISTSVFYMGWFVLCLIFFARSYGLYQPIQGRSGLHEQRMTVQATLTAGLLLCGALYLAKAEVISRIVVILTILFTAILMCARRAAWRRVVYSRYREGLETRNVMIIGAGRVAHALRNHLESLRHMGFRFKGFVALTEREAESGDVDVIGDVRNCLPLARSLFVDEIFISAPADKKLVISLVEEARAAGIDVRVVPDLYDGLAWNAPVEYIGQFPTIPLHRRDFAIGAMLMKRMLDITVSVVGLVLTSPIMLGIALTIYFSSGSPIFYKAQRIGRKGRTFTCFKFRTMVVDADKLKDQMSHMNERDGILFKIAKDPRITRVGPLLRKYSLDELPQLYNVLRGDMSLVGPRPPIAAEVEKYDLSHLRRLDVLPGITGLWQVEARQDPSFDSYISLDTAYVENWSLWLDLKILARTVGVVFSGTGS, from the coding sequence ATGTCCACACCGGATTACCTGCAACAGGCGATCATCTCGGGGCGAAGGAGGAGCAGTCCTTCTGGCCGGGAGCACGTGGGGCTCTTTCAGCGCCCTTCGGTGACAAGTCTCGTATGGGCTTCCCTGGATATACTGACGGCAGGTGTGGCTGGTCTCGCCGCAATGCGCTTTAGGACGGCGGTCCCACTTGAATTTCTCACTGCGGACGGACCGTCCGGGTCAGCGTTTCATCATCTGAGCCATCCTTCGATCTCGACCAGTGTGTTCTACATGGGATGGTTTGTACTCTGCCTAATCTTCTTCGCGCGGTCCTATGGGCTCTATCAGCCTATTCAGGGCAGGAGCGGCCTGCACGAACAGCGGATGACGGTGCAGGCGACGCTGACCGCCGGACTTCTCCTCTGTGGAGCCCTTTACCTCGCAAAGGCTGAGGTGATCTCGCGCATTGTCGTCATTCTAACGATTCTTTTCACCGCAATCCTGATGTGCGCGCGTCGCGCGGCGTGGCGACGAGTGGTTTATAGCCGGTATCGTGAGGGGCTTGAGACCCGAAACGTCATGATCATCGGCGCGGGCCGGGTGGCGCATGCACTGCGGAACCATCTCGAGTCGCTCCGACACATGGGATTCCGGTTCAAGGGATTTGTGGCTTTGACGGAGCGCGAGGCGGAGTCGGGCGACGTAGACGTGATTGGAGATGTCCGGAACTGCCTGCCGCTGGCGCGGTCCCTGTTTGTGGACGAGATTTTTATCTCCGCGCCTGCGGATAAGAAGCTTGTGATCTCGCTTGTGGAAGAGGCGCGAGCCGCCGGTATCGATGTCCGCGTTGTTCCGGATCTTTATGACGGTCTGGCATGGAACGCTCCGGTTGAATACATCGGACAGTTCCCGACGATTCCGCTGCATCGCCGCGACTTCGCCATCGGCGCGATGCTGATGAAGCGGATGCTCGATATCACGGTTTCGGTCGTTGGGCTGGTACTGACATCGCCGATCATGCTCGGGATCGCGCTCACCATCTACTTCAGTTCCGGATCACCGATCTTCTATAAGGCACAGCGCATTGGGCGAAAGGGCAGGACGTTTACCTGCTTCAAGTTCCGCACGATGGTCGTAGATGCGGACAAGTTGAAAGACCAGATGTCCCACATGAACGAACGGGACGGCATCCTGTTCAAGATTGCTAAGGACCCACGCATCACTAGGGTTGGTCCGCTGTTGCGGAAGTACTCGCTCGATGAGCTGCCACAGCTCTATAACGTTCTGCGCGGGGATATGAGCCTGGTTGGACCTAGGCCTCCGATTGCGGCCGAGGTGGAGAAGTACGATCTTTCGCATCTGCGCCGGCTGGATGTGCTTCCGGGCATCACCGGGTTGTGGCAAGTTGAGGCGCGGCAGGATCCGTCGTTCGATAGCTATATCTCGCTCGACACGGCTTACGTCGAAAACTGGAGCTTATGGCTGGATCTTAAGATCCTGGCGCGGACGGTGGGCGTTGTGTTCAGCGGGACAGGTTCTTAG
- a CDS encoding DsbA family protein — MKKVLGFVSMMVLTVAGFGQAAAAPADPFPPIDQKFFTATSPTVETVNSFLKSLWGFDSNRLFKVMAVQSTAVAGVSKVTVFLTDAGPNAKVQSFSFFTMPDGKHAIADGSGIIPFGAKPFAETRAMLEQRASGASHGAASKDLLLVEFADMQCPHCKTAQGTMKQIAQDFPNARIVYQSFPLVNIHPSAFEAAAYGVCVQKQKNDAFFPFVDDVFEHQEALTPERTDEILKGAVTKAGLDPAAIAACSTTPATKAAVDASVKLAEDAGVDQTPMLAVNGHLLPMTEIPYETLKKMIAYQAQADGVK; from the coding sequence TTGAAGAAGGTTCTTGGTTTTGTTTCGATGATGGTGTTGACGGTGGCCGGGTTTGGCCAGGCTGCGGCTGCTCCTGCTGATCCGTTTCCTCCGATCGATCAGAAGTTCTTTACGGCTACCTCGCCGACCGTCGAGACGGTCAACTCGTTCCTGAAGTCGCTTTGGGGATTCGACTCCAATCGGTTGTTCAAGGTGATGGCTGTTCAGTCGACAGCAGTTGCGGGTGTGAGCAAGGTGACGGTGTTCCTGACGGATGCGGGGCCGAATGCGAAGGTGCAGTCGTTCTCGTTCTTCACGATGCCGGATGGAAAGCATGCTATCGCGGATGGATCGGGAATTATCCCGTTCGGTGCGAAGCCGTTCGCCGAGACGCGCGCGATGCTGGAGCAGAGGGCGAGTGGAGCTTCCCATGGCGCGGCGAGCAAGGATCTGTTGCTGGTCGAGTTTGCCGACATGCAGTGTCCGCATTGCAAGACGGCGCAGGGAACGATGAAACAGATTGCACAGGACTTTCCGAATGCGCGGATCGTTTACCAGAGCTTTCCGCTGGTGAATATTCATCCTTCGGCGTTCGAGGCGGCAGCTTACGGCGTCTGTGTGCAGAAGCAGAAGAACGATGCGTTCTTTCCGTTTGTCGACGACGTCTTCGAGCACCAGGAGGCGCTGACTCCTGAGCGGACGGACGAGATTCTCAAAGGCGCGGTGACGAAGGCTGGACTCGATCCGGCGGCGATTGCGGCTTGTTCGACGACTCCGGCGACGAAGGCTGCTGTCGATGCTTCGGTGAAGCTGGCGGAGGATGCTGGTGTGGATCAGACTCCGATGCTTGCGGTGAATGGGCATCTGCTGCCGATGACGGAGATCCCATACGAGACGCTGAAGAAGATGATCGCTTACCAGGCGCAGGCGGATGGGGTGAAGTAA
- a CDS encoding NAD+ synthase, with translation MKIALGQINPTVGDFAGNTRKILDGAERAADLGAELVVFPELSVCGYPPADLLEKADFIARAQRAIAEIAAWTAGGGKPAVLCGTVMPAESGTGKHVRNVAVLLADGAVQFVQQKMLLPFYDVFDEQRYFEPAVRQSLVTVRGQTVAITICEDAWNDKGFWPKRLYSTDPVEELMGQWPADATQKIMVNISASPYWCGKARLRERMLGAVARRDGACVAMVNQVGGNDSLIFDGSSFALDAEGRVIARAAAFAEDLVVFDTVTSQPLEVPAEDVDDIASTWRALVLGVRDYVRKCGFLKVLIGLSGGIDSALVAAIAVEALGAENVLGVGMPSEYSSSGSVDDARELAENLGIRFEVLAIRDVVERFDGVLEPLFAGTSFGLAEENMQARIRGTLLMALSNKFGSLVLTTGNKSEMSTGYCTLYGDMVGGLAVIGDVMKTRVYALSRWANRDRVVIPLNTIEKPPSAELRPDQKDTDSLPPYEVLDPILVAYVEEYCSAEKIAADQGVDVGLVKQILKMVERAEYKRQQAAPVLKVTKKSFGNGRRFPIAVKVEV, from the coding sequence GTGAAGATTGCACTTGGTCAGATCAACCCAACAGTGGGAGACTTCGCGGGGAACACGCGAAAGATCCTGGACGGAGCGGAACGCGCGGCTGACCTTGGGGCCGAGTTGGTGGTCTTTCCCGAGCTTTCGGTGTGTGGGTATCCTCCGGCGGATCTGCTGGAGAAGGCTGACTTCATTGCGCGGGCGCAGCGTGCTATTGCAGAGATCGCAGCGTGGACTGCTGGAGGTGGAAAGCCGGCGGTGCTGTGCGGGACGGTGATGCCTGCCGAAAGCGGCACCGGCAAGCATGTGCGGAATGTGGCTGTCCTGCTGGCGGATGGGGCGGTGCAGTTCGTCCAGCAGAAGATGCTCCTGCCTTTCTACGACGTGTTCGATGAACAGAGGTACTTTGAGCCGGCGGTGCGGCAGTCGCTGGTGACAGTGCGCGGACAGACGGTGGCGATCACGATCTGTGAGGATGCCTGGAACGATAAGGGTTTCTGGCCGAAGAGACTTTACTCCACTGATCCGGTGGAGGAGTTGATGGGGCAATGGCCTGCGGATGCGACGCAGAAGATCATGGTCAACATCTCGGCTTCGCCTTACTGGTGCGGAAAGGCGCGGTTGCGCGAGAGGATGTTGGGAGCGGTCGCGCGGCGGGATGGGGCTTGCGTTGCGATGGTCAATCAGGTTGGTGGAAACGACAGCCTGATCTTCGATGGGTCGTCGTTTGCGCTTGATGCGGAAGGGCGCGTGATCGCGCGAGCGGCTGCGTTTGCGGAGGATCTGGTCGTCTTCGATACGGTGACTTCACAGCCACTGGAAGTGCCTGCCGAGGATGTGGATGATATCGCCTCGACGTGGCGAGCTCTTGTGCTTGGGGTTCGCGACTACGTGCGAAAGTGCGGGTTCTTGAAGGTGCTGATCGGCTTGAGTGGTGGTATCGATTCGGCTCTGGTAGCGGCGATTGCGGTCGAGGCTTTGGGCGCGGAGAACGTGCTTGGAGTTGGAATGCCGAGTGAGTATTCTTCCTCGGGTTCGGTCGACGATGCTCGGGAGCTGGCGGAGAATCTTGGGATTCGGTTCGAGGTGCTGGCGATTCGGGATGTCGTTGAGCGCTTTGATGGAGTACTCGAGCCGTTGTTCGCAGGAACTTCGTTCGGGCTTGCGGAAGAGAATATGCAGGCGAGGATTCGTGGCACCTTGCTGATGGCGTTGTCGAACAAGTTTGGCTCCCTTGTGCTCACGACTGGAAACAAGAGCGAGATGTCGACCGGTTACTGCACGCTTTATGGCGATATGGTTGGTGGTTTGGCGGTGATTGGCGATGTGATGAAGACGCGGGTGTATGCGTTGAGTCGATGGGCGAATCGCGATCGCGTGGTCATTCCGTTGAATACGATCGAAAAGCCTCCTTCAGCCGAGCTGCGACCGGATCAGAAGGATACGGATTCTCTGCCGCCTTACGAGGTGCTTGATCCGATTCTTGTCGCTTACGTCGAGGAGTACTGCTCGGCGGAGAAGATTGCGGCTGATCAGGGCGTGGATGTTGGTTTAGTGAAGCAGATTCTGAAGATGGTGGAGCGGGCAGAGTACAAGAGACAGCAGGCGGCGCCGGTGTTGAAGGTAACCAAGAAGTCGTTTGGCAATGGGCGGCGGTTTCCGATTGCGGTTAAGGTTGAGGTTTAG
- a CDS encoding class I SAM-dependent methyltransferase, translated as MKVQTIEPAAPTTGQTWNTSAYAANGRFVANLAAPVVDLLASQPGEHILDIGCGDGALTEQLAATGAHLIGIDASESMIVAARTRAAAAPTPFAVEHHTAQSLPYQEAFDAAFSNAALHWIHRESQPAALAAIHRALRPGARFVAEMGGQGNIAAIRTALSSVLSPYGLDSEAIASSFFASPAEYRALLESAGFSVQSIELHPRPTPLPNGADGMTHWLNTFRNGVLDHLTPTDRTEALATTVALLRPILSDSGGHWTADYVRLRFHATRS; from the coding sequence ATGAAAGTCCAAACGATCGAGCCCGCCGCCCCTACCACCGGACAGACCTGGAACACCTCAGCCTATGCCGCCAACGGCCGCTTCGTCGCCAACCTCGCCGCACCCGTCGTCGACCTTCTCGCCTCTCAACCCGGAGAGCACATCCTCGACATCGGCTGCGGCGACGGAGCCCTCACTGAGCAATTAGCCGCCACCGGCGCCCACCTCATCGGCATCGACGCCTCCGAATCCATGATCGTCGCCGCCCGCACCCGCGCCGCCGCCGCACCGACCCCGTTCGCGGTCGAGCACCACACCGCCCAGTCACTCCCCTATCAAGAAGCCTTCGACGCCGCCTTCTCGAACGCCGCCCTCCACTGGATCCATCGCGAATCTCAGCCCGCCGCGCTAGCAGCCATCCACCGCGCTCTCCGCCCCGGAGCCCGCTTCGTCGCCGAGATGGGCGGCCAGGGCAACATCGCCGCGATCCGCACAGCGCTATCCTCTGTTCTCTCCCCCTACGGACTCGATTCCGAAGCCATCGCCTCCAGCTTCTTCGCCTCACCCGCCGAATACCGCGCCCTCCTCGAGTCCGCCGGCTTCTCCGTACAGTCGATCGAACTCCACCCCCGCCCGACGCCCCTCCCCAACGGCGCGGACGGCATGACCCACTGGCTCAACACCTTCCGCAATGGTGTCCTCGATCACCTCACCCCCACGGATCGCACCGAAGCTCTCGCCACCACCGTCGCCCTCCTCCGCCCCATCCTCTCCGACTCCGGCGGCCACTGGACCGCCGACTACGTCCGCCTCCGCTTTCACGCCACCCGATCCTGA